Proteins encoded together in one Camelina sativa cultivar DH55 chromosome 9, Cs, whole genome shotgun sequence window:
- the LOC104711445 gene encoding CDPK-related kinase 6-like, whose translation MGHCYSRNISTVDDDDNEIPSVTAQLRHRRSVNNNNHQTSSSIPQSPAASEVNPYNISPFQSPLPAGVAPSPASTPGRKFKWPFPPPSPAKPIMAALRRRRGAAPQPRDGPIPEDREEVDHGRAGGSGAGGGIGGRLDKNFGFAKNFETKYELGKEVGRGHFGHTCWAKAKKGKIKGQTVAVKIISKSKMTSALSIEDVRREVKLLKALSGHSHMVKFYDVFEDADNVFVVMELCEGGELLDRILARGGRYPEADAKRILVQILSATAFFHLQGVVHRDLKPENFLFTSKNEDATLKVIDFGLSDFARFDQRLNDVVGSAYYVAPEVLHRSYSTEADIWSIGVISYILLCGSRPFYGRTESAIFRCVLRANPNFEDLPWPSISPIAKDFVKRLLNKDHRKRMTAAQALAHPWLRDENPGLLLDFSIYKLVKSYIRASPFRRAALKALSKAIPEEELVFLKAQFMLLDPEDGGLHLHNFTTALTRYATDAMIESRLPDILNMMQPLAHRKLDFEEFCAAAVSVYQLEALEEWEQIATIAFDNFEREGSRAISVQELAEEMSLGPNAYPLLKDWIRSSDGKLNFLGYAKFLHGVTVRSSSSRPTR comes from the exons ATGGGTCACTGTTACAGCCGGAACATTTCCACCGTCGACGATGACGACAACGAGATCCCCTCCGTAACCGCTCAGTTACGTCATCGTCGCTCagttaacaacaacaaccaccagACTTCATCGTCGATTCCCCAGTCTCCGGCTGCTTCGGAAGTCAACCCTTACAATATCAGCCCATTCCAAAGCCCGTTACCGGCTGGAGTAGCTCCATCTCCGGCGAGTACTCCGGGAAGAAAATTCAAATGGCCGTTCCCGCCTCCTTCACCTGCGAAACCGATCATGGCGGCTCTGAGACGGCGAAGAGGTGCAGCACCACAGCCGCGAGATGGTCCGATCCCTGAGGATAGGGAAGAAGTCGATCACGGAAGAGCCGGAGGTAGCGGTGCCGGAGGCGGGATCGGAGGGAGGTTGGACAAAAATTTCGGGTTTGCTAAGAACTTTGAAACAAAGTATGAGCTTGGGAAAGAGGTGGGTCGAGGGCATTTTGGTCATACTTGTTGGGCTAAAGCTAAGAAAGGCAAGATCAAAGGTCAAACTGTTGCTGTCAAAATCATCTCTAAATCTAAG ATGACATCAGCTTTATCAATTGAAGATGTTCGTCGAGAGGTGAAGTTGTTGAAAGCTTTGTCAGGGCATAGTCATATGGTTAAGTTCTACGATGTGTTTGAAGATGCTGATAATGTCTTTGTTGTTATGGA GTTATGTGAAGGTGGAGAGCTATTGGATAGAATTTTGGCGAG AGGTGGTCGATACCCGGAAGCAGATGCAAAGCGTATTCTTGTGCAGATTTTATCTGCAACTGCTTTCTTCCATCTTCAAGGTGTTGTGCACCGTGATCTGAAGCCGGAG AATTTTCTCTTTACCAGCAAAAATGAGGATGCAACACTCAAGGTTATAGATTTTGGTTTGTCTGATTTCGCTAGATTCG ATCAGCGTCTCAACGATGTGGTAGGAAGTGCATACTATGTTGCACCTGAAGTACTCCACAGATCATATAGCACTGAAGCAGATATATGGAGTATTGGTGTCATATCTTACATATTACTTTGTGGAAGTAGACCATTTTATGGAAGAACCGAGTCTGCTATTTTTCGTTGTGTGCTTAGAGCGAATCCTAATTTCGAAGATTTGCCCTGGCCTTCAATATCTCCTATTGCCAAAGACTTTGTGAAAAGGCTTTTGAACAAAGACCATAGGAAAAGAATGACAGCTGCTCAAGCTTTAG CTCATCCATGGCTTCGAGATGAAAACCCTGGTTTACttcttgatttctctatttacaAATTGGTCAAGTCTTATATTCGAGCATCGCCTTTCAGACGAGCAGCACTTAAG GCTCTATCGAAAGCTATACCCGAAGAAGAACTCGTGTTCCTTAAAGCACAGTTTATGCTCCTCGACCCAGAGGATGGAGGCTTGCATCTACACAATTTCACCACG GCTCTGACAAGATATGCTACGGATGCTATGATCGAATCTAGGCTTCCTGACATTTTAAACATG ATGCAACCCTTGGCACATAGAAAACTTGATTTTGAAGAGTTCTGTGCGGCTGCGGTCAGCGTTTATCAACTTGAGGCTCTTGAAGAATGGGAACAGATCGCAACGATAGCCTTTGACAACTTTGAACGTGAAGGAAGCCGAGCCATTTCTGTCCAAGAACTCGCAGAG GAGATGAGTTTGGGACCAAATGCATATCCTCTGCTCAAGGATTGGATAAGAAGTTCAGATGGAAAGCTGAATTTCTTAGGCTACGCCAAGTTCTTACATGGTGTGACTGTTCGAAGCTCGAGCTCGAGACCAACAAGGTGA